The proteins below are encoded in one region of Amycolatopsis magusensis:
- a CDS encoding MFS transporter: MNRPRLRHNRDFRLLWSGAACSVLGARITGFLWPVLVLWQGGTPAEAGAAGFLALLPHVLLPVPAGVLVDRWDRRRVLIGGDLVALAAVTSVAVAAVSGGPALAHVMVAAFAAGSAAVVYQLAERAAVRMIVRTEDLPAALSRNEARGRGAGLLGQPLGTALLPIAVWLPYAFAALVHLLSLGTLLRIGHGLRGSPGTGNFRAELAAGLHWLWRQRFLRVAIALIACTNVLFQIVNLALVVAVLGAGGAPLAVGLIGAGAGLGGICGALSAPWWLRRLPLSTLLIGCFTAWALLIPVLALVSGPVALGAVFSAVCFAAGVVNVSGGVYQARITPEHLQGRAGGVAGLLTSGASAGGSAAAGVLIGQFGVDTTVLWVGGAMAVLAVLALASPAIRAAGWAGDHTENTAPAGAAEPIESGGNRG; encoded by the coding sequence GTGAACCGGCCCAGGCTCCGGCACAACCGGGACTTCCGGCTGCTGTGGTCCGGGGCCGCCTGCTCGGTGCTCGGCGCGCGCATCACGGGGTTCCTGTGGCCGGTGCTGGTGCTCTGGCAGGGCGGCACGCCGGCGGAGGCGGGCGCGGCGGGCTTCCTCGCGCTGCTGCCGCACGTGCTCCTGCCGGTGCCAGCCGGGGTGCTGGTCGACCGCTGGGACCGGCGGCGGGTGCTGATCGGCGGTGACCTGGTCGCACTGGCCGCGGTGACCAGCGTGGCGGTCGCGGCGGTGTCGGGGGGACCGGCGCTCGCGCACGTCATGGTCGCGGCCTTCGCCGCGGGCAGCGCGGCGGTGGTCTACCAGCTGGCCGAACGGGCCGCGGTGCGCATGATCGTGCGCACCGAGGACCTGCCCGCCGCCCTGTCGCGCAACGAAGCCCGCGGGCGCGGCGCCGGACTGCTCGGGCAGCCGCTCGGCACGGCCCTGCTCCCGATCGCCGTGTGGCTGCCGTACGCCTTCGCCGCGCTGGTGCACCTGCTTTCGCTCGGGACGCTCCTGCGCATCGGGCACGGCCTGCGCGGGAGTCCCGGCACCGGGAACTTCCGGGCGGAACTGGCGGCCGGGCTCCACTGGCTCTGGCGGCAGCGGTTCCTGCGCGTCGCCATCGCGCTGATCGCCTGCACGAACGTGCTGTTCCAGATCGTCAACCTGGCGCTGGTGGTGGCGGTGCTCGGCGCGGGCGGCGCCCCGCTCGCGGTCGGCCTGATCGGCGCGGGCGCCGGGCTCGGTGGCATCTGCGGGGCGCTGAGCGCGCCGTGGTGGCTGCGCCGGCTGCCCCTGTCCACCCTGCTGATCGGCTGCTTCACCGCGTGGGCGCTGCTCATCCCGGTGCTGGCACTGGTCTCCGGGCCGGTCGCGCTCGGTGCGGTGTTCTCCGCGGTCTGCTTCGCGGCCGGGGTGGTGAACGTGTCGGGCGGGGTCTACCAGGCCCGGATCACCCCGGAGCACCTGCAGGGCCGGGCGGGCGGCGTGGCCGGGCTGCTCACCTCCGGGGCCAGCGCGGGCGGCTCGGCCGCCGCCGGTGTCCTGATCGGACAGTTCGGAGTGGACACCACGGTGCTGTGGGTCGGTGGGGCGATGGCGGTGCTGGCGGTGCTGGCGCTGGCCAGCCCGGCGATCCGGGCGGCGGGCTGGGCCGGGGACCACACCGAGAACACCGCCCCCGCCGGGGCGGCCGAGCCCATCGAGTCAGGAGGGAACCGCGGATGA
- a CDS encoding TauD/TfdA family dioxygenase yields MNEDWTPLEIDPAAAGVEASPEGLLGHLGGLDVGALLAQEKAVVFRGFGITPDGLGEVFDRLLPDRLAYVHGNSPRTKVGDNVYTSTEYPPEYTISMHNELSYSHAWPSRLAFYCQRAPETGGATPLTDGVRWLEALDPDLREAFAGGVRYLQNLHGGRGLGKSWQATFETEDPGEVEEFLRGTESTWEWRGDGGLRVVQVRPATHRHPVTGAEVWFNQADQWHPAGLGDETAAALARIMPAEDLPQSVTLADGTPIPGEWAVQIRDRGLAAAVDVDWHAGDLMVIDNVLLGHGRRPFTGPRRVLVAMSQ; encoded by the coding sequence ATGAACGAGGACTGGACACCACTGGAGATCGACCCGGCCGCGGCCGGGGTGGAAGCGAGTCCCGAAGGCCTGCTGGGCCATCTCGGCGGCCTCGACGTCGGTGCCCTGCTCGCCCAGGAGAAGGCGGTGGTGTTCCGGGGTTTCGGCATCACCCCGGACGGCCTCGGCGAGGTGTTCGACCGGCTGCTGCCCGACCGCCTGGCCTACGTGCACGGGAACTCGCCGCGCACCAAGGTCGGCGACAACGTCTACACCTCCACCGAGTATCCGCCCGAGTACACGATCTCCATGCACAACGAGCTCTCCTACTCGCACGCGTGGCCGTCGCGGCTGGCTTTCTACTGCCAGCGGGCACCGGAAACCGGTGGCGCCACCCCGCTGACCGACGGCGTCCGCTGGCTGGAGGCGCTCGACCCGGACCTCCGCGAGGCCTTCGCCGGAGGTGTCCGGTACCTGCAGAACCTGCACGGCGGGCGCGGCCTCGGCAAGAGCTGGCAGGCCACCTTCGAGACCGAGGACCCCGGCGAGGTCGAGGAGTTCCTGCGCGGCACCGAGTCCACCTGGGAATGGCGCGGTGACGGCGGGCTGCGCGTGGTGCAGGTCCGCCCGGCCACCCACCGGCACCCGGTGACCGGGGCCGAGGTCTGGTTCAACCAGGCCGACCAGTGGCACCCGGCCGGTCTCGGTGACGAGACCGCCGCCGCGCTGGCCCGGATCATGCCTGCCGAGGACCTGCCCCAGTCGGTCACGCTGGCCGACGGCACCCCGATCCCCGGCGAGTGGGCGGTGCAGATCCGCGACCGGGGGCTGGCCGCGGCGGTGGACGTCGACTGGCACGCCGGCGACCTGATGGTGATCGACAACGTCCTCCTCGGCCACGGGCGGCGCCCGTTCACCGGCCCGCGCCGCGTGCTCGTGGCCATGTCCCAGTAG
- a CDS encoding TauD/TfdA family dioxygenase, with protein MPVEKVRTLPHVVEAAGTPLSEVFATSGERLRALLTEHGAVLLRGFPIGGVEGFEQAVREFSGEPLEYAERSSPRRSLKGNVYTSTDYPPDHEIFLHNENSYQAAWPKLLFFYCVQPPETRGATPLADIRAVHQAIDPAVRAEFVRRKWMVRRNFHEDFGVRWQDVFNTEDRSEVEAHCARNGLRFSWQGEDGLRTEAVREPVHRHPVTGEEVWFNHATFFHHSTLPDPVREGLLAFLDEDELPTNSYYGDGGAIPADVLDHLRAAYRAARTRFDWQLDDLLLVDNMRAAHGREPFTGPRRIAVAMAEAHRPN; from the coding sequence ATGCCGGTCGAGAAGGTCCGCACCCTGCCCCACGTCGTCGAAGCAGCCGGGACGCCGCTGAGCGAGGTGTTCGCCACCTCCGGCGAGCGGCTGCGCGCCCTGCTCACCGAACACGGGGCCGTGCTGCTGCGCGGGTTCCCGATCGGTGGGGTCGAGGGGTTCGAGCAGGCGGTGCGCGAGTTCTCCGGTGAGCCGCTGGAGTACGCGGAACGGTCCTCGCCCCGGCGCTCGCTGAAGGGCAACGTCTACACCTCCACCGACTACCCGCCGGACCACGAGATCTTCCTGCACAACGAGAACTCCTACCAGGCGGCGTGGCCGAAACTGCTGTTCTTCTACTGCGTCCAGCCGCCGGAGACGCGGGGGGCGACTCCGCTGGCCGACATCCGCGCCGTCCACCAGGCCATCGACCCGGCGGTCCGCGCCGAGTTCGTCCGTCGCAAGTGGATGGTCCGGCGGAACTTCCACGAGGACTTCGGGGTGCGCTGGCAGGACGTGTTCAACACCGAAGACCGGTCCGAAGTGGAGGCCCACTGCGCCCGCAACGGCCTGCGCTTCTCCTGGCAGGGCGAGGACGGGCTGCGCACCGAGGCCGTCCGCGAACCCGTGCACCGGCACCCGGTGACAGGGGAGGAGGTGTGGTTCAACCACGCCACCTTCTTCCACCACAGCACGCTGCCCGACCCGGTGCGGGAAGGCCTGCTCGCCTTTCTCGACGAGGACGAACTGCCGACCAACTCCTACTACGGCGACGGCGGCGCGATCCCGGCCGACGTGCTCGACCACCTGCGCGCGGCCTACCGCGCCGCGCGGACCCGGTTCGACTGGCAGCTGGACGATCTGCTGCTGGTGGACAACATGCGGGCCGCGCACGGCCGCGAACCGTTCACCGGCCCCCGCCGCATCGCCGTGGCGATGGCCGAAGCGCACCGCCCGAACTGA